A window of the Synechococcus sp. M16.1 genome harbors these coding sequences:
- a CDS encoding DUF4278 domain-containing protein, whose translation MYQADAALTMAKEQGIKRNLAAFGRRRRTQKVLLIPIHAMELTFLGNKYAKAEAVSTRPTIQLKYMGKSYQAEQIKSVRNSVALTYRGVSYFKV comes from the coding sequence TTGTATCAAGCTGACGCAGCCTTAACAATGGCTAAAGAGCAAGGTATCAAGCGGAACCTTGCTGCATTCGGGCGACGACGTAGAACTCAAAAAGTTTTACTCATCCCTATTCACGCCATGGAACTCACTTTCTTGGGCAACAAATATGCAAAAGCTGAAGCAGTATCGACGCGGCCAACAATCCAACTGAAATACATGGGCAAAAGCTATCAGGCTGAGCAGATCAAATCCGTTCGCAATAGCGTTGCTCTCACCTACCGCGGCGTCTCCTACTTCAAAGTCTGA
- the pdeM gene encoding ligase-associated DNA damage response endonuclease PdeM, with translation MSALEWTWGDSPLTFLPQRALWRAEGRELFVADLHLGKAEVFQAHGIPMPSDGDQGTLNPLLELCHAWSPQRLFVLGDLVHARIGITAPLRETLLALPDLCGCPVVLIGGNHDQDSWIEGLPQQPSQRLGHLWLSHMPERVPELGLLNVCGHLHPTTRIRSRSDQLRLPCFAFDPEGPRLVIPSFGQLTGGHDCGERYQQWLVAEGSIVPWFDPTPNNRERRVA, from the coding sequence ATGAGCGCATTGGAGTGGACCTGGGGCGACAGCCCACTCACGTTCCTACCCCAGCGGGCCCTGTGGCGGGCTGAGGGGCGGGAGCTGTTTGTTGCCGATCTGCATCTCGGCAAGGCCGAGGTGTTCCAGGCCCACGGCATCCCCATGCCCAGCGATGGGGATCAAGGCACCCTGAATCCGCTGCTGGAGCTCTGCCATGCCTGGTCACCGCAGCGCTTGTTCGTGCTGGGTGATCTCGTGCATGCCCGGATCGGCATCACCGCTCCCCTGCGCGAAACCCTGCTGGCGCTGCCCGATCTCTGCGGTTGTCCGGTGGTCCTGATCGGTGGCAACCATGACCAGGACAGCTGGATTGAAGGCTTACCCCAGCAGCCTTCTCAGCGTCTGGGCCATCTCTGGTTGAGCCACATGCCCGAAAGGGTGCCGGAGCTGGGGTTGTTGAACGTGTGTGGTCACCTGCACCCCACCACCCGGATCCGCAGCCGTTCCGATCAGTTGCGTTTGCCCTGCTTCGCCTTTGATCCGGAGGGCCCGCGTCTGGTGATTCCTTCGTTCGGGCAGTTGACGGGAGGCCATGACTGCGGCGAGCGTTACCAGCAATGGCTGGTGGCCGAAGGCTCCATCGTTCCTTGGTTCGATCCAACCCCCAACAACCGAGAGCGAAGGGTCGCGTGA
- a CDS encoding cAMP phosphodiesterase: MCEQISPDVLAFNRIALKAAAASAILSLLSVCDGAAQAQKVAAAPATNKETFLYSSIGVSTFCTASAKGVEWPNSLSIPVEVYAGLLKNVHDGKIADLKNKKPLSDKELVMGAEQQILLRAMATCPEFVPEDVQKQVKSAFEKMKKK; encoded by the coding sequence ATGTGTGAACAGATCAGCCCAGACGTCTTGGCTTTCAATCGCATAGCACTCAAAGCTGCTGCTGCATCAGCAATTCTTTCTTTATTGTCCGTTTGCGATGGAGCTGCGCAAGCTCAGAAAGTTGCTGCTGCTCCAGCAACGAATAAAGAAACTTTTCTTTATTCAAGTATTGGTGTATCCACTTTCTGTACGGCCTCTGCAAAAGGGGTGGAGTGGCCCAATTCTTTGTCAATTCCAGTTGAGGTTTATGCAGGCCTTTTGAAGAATGTTCATGATGGCAAAATAGCTGATCTGAAAAATAAAAAACCTTTAAGCGATAAAGAGCTGGTTATGGGTGCTGAGCAGCAGATTCTTTTGAGAGCGATGGCTACCTGTCCAGAGTTCGTTCCTGAGGATGTGCAAAAACAAGTTAAGAGCGCCTTTGAAAAGATGAAGAAAAAGTGA
- a CDS encoding peroxiredoxin-like family protein, with amino-acid sequence MIPLDPLLQRLAGVAGMESGCKRLVVVQGQLGDFDSIEYAQALVPRLPQLAALGVKVQLFGIGNAASAERFAAFTGFPLQQLIADPSPLLHQALGLESGLKLPGGPWPGFLLMCAGVGSPGTLREVLRGYTGDRSAAQIFDDQEWVEAFPLPRFRGALFRQAGGAGFQRPFELATKRLRNMNEVLRNWRTYVPCDDYITQRGATVLLDADDSVIYCHRDQSLLGYSATMERPLAFLDEVLAEG; translated from the coding sequence ATGATTCCACTGGACCCACTGCTGCAACGGCTGGCCGGAGTCGCCGGCATGGAGAGCGGCTGCAAGCGCCTTGTTGTTGTGCAGGGTCAGCTGGGGGATTTTGACTCGATCGAATACGCCCAGGCGCTGGTGCCAAGGCTTCCCCAGTTGGCGGCGCTTGGTGTCAAGGTTCAGCTGTTCGGCATCGGCAACGCCGCCAGTGCTGAGCGCTTCGCGGCCTTCACCGGCTTTCCCCTGCAGCAGCTGATCGCCGATCCATCGCCGCTGTTGCATCAGGCCCTGGGGTTGGAGAGCGGCTTGAAGCTCCCCGGTGGGCCCTGGCCTGGTTTTCTGCTGATGTGCGCCGGCGTGGGTTCGCCGGGCACCCTGCGCGAGGTGCTGCGCGGTTACACCGGAGATCGCTCGGCGGCCCAGATCTTCGACGATCAAGAGTGGGTTGAAGCCTTTCCTCTGCCGCGCTTCCGTGGGGCTCTGTTCCGCCAGGCCGGTGGTGCTGGGTTCCAGCGACCGTTTGAGCTCGCCACCAAGCGTTTGCGCAACATGAATGAAGTGCTCCGCAACTGGCGCACCTACGTGCCCTGTGACGACTACATCACCCAGCGCGGCGCAACCGTGTTGCTCGACGCCGATGACAGCGTGATCTATTGCCACCGCGATCAAAGCCTGCTCGGCTACTCCGCCACCATGGAACGCCCCTTGGCGTTTCTCGATGAGGTTCTGGCCGAGGGCTGA
- a CDS encoding PCC domain-containing protein produces MQPLPLKLAPGSDLRLSLEELAQRDGISGFVLGVVGNLTKASFQCPGQAEPTVLEGDLEVITLNGTFSPEGVHLHLSLSDGACQVWGGHLEPGTIVQKGVDLLIGVLEQREGRPARQTAAATPRIEIAVLPGCPWCSRALRILRTLDLPHNVTTINDDAAFQAVQQRSGMTTFPQVFIDGSVIGGYDDLAAMQAAGELDALR; encoded by the coding sequence ATGCAACCCCTGCCGCTGAAGCTTGCTCCCGGCAGTGATCTGCGCCTCAGCCTCGAAGAACTGGCCCAGCGGGACGGCATCAGCGGCTTTGTCCTTGGCGTGGTCGGCAACCTGACCAAGGCGTCGTTCCAGTGCCCCGGCCAGGCAGAGCCCACCGTGCTGGAGGGCGATCTTGAGGTAATCACCCTCAATGGAACCTTTTCCCCCGAGGGCGTGCACCTGCACCTGAGCCTCTCGGATGGGGCCTGTCAGGTGTGGGGAGGCCACCTGGAGCCCGGCACGATCGTGCAGAAGGGCGTCGATCTGCTGATTGGCGTGCTGGAGCAACGCGAAGGCCGCCCCGCGCGTCAAACTGCAGCAGCAACTCCAAGGATTGAGATCGCCGTGCTGCCGGGATGCCCCTGGTGCAGCCGCGCCCTGCGCATCCTGAGAACCCTGGATCTACCCCACAACGTCACCACCATCAACGACGACGCAGCCTTCCAGGCCGTGCAGCAGCGCAGTGGGATGACCACCTTCCCCCAGGTGTTCATCGACGGATCAGTGATTGGTGGCTACGACGATCTCGCCGCCATGCAAGCCGCCGGTGAACTCGACGCCCTCCGCTGA
- a CDS encoding CopG family transcriptional regulator: MSLLQDLVQELQQRIEGQAAAPSTAAVADAAGSERINVTLPRGVMDDLKRHALAEGRSCGNLAAYLLEEALRRHRPLG; encoded by the coding sequence GTGTCTCTCCTTCAGGATCTGGTTCAGGAGCTGCAGCAGCGGATTGAAGGCCAGGCCGCGGCTCCCAGCACGGCTGCGGTGGCGGATGCGGCTGGTTCCGAGCGCATCAACGTCACCCTGCCCCGCGGGGTGATGGATGACCTCAAGCGTCATGCCCTCGCTGAAGGGCGCAGTTGCGGCAATCTGGCCGCTTATCTGTTGGAAGAGGCCCTGCGTCGTCATCGCCCATTGGGCTGA
- the pepN gene encoding aminopeptidase N: MTAAASIRLADYTPWGFELPSIVLDVNIQDDHVVVASRLSLEPRRPGEPLVLCGVDLAIESLVIDQAPLSPEEYSFADGRLTIPNVPDQPFVLETRCRLDPYSNSSLEGLYASGGLLSTQCEAEGFRRISLHPDRPDVLSRWQVRIEASRSSCPVLLSNGNAVQEESVGADRHAVTWDDPFPKPSYLFALVAGDLREIRDHYTTASGRQVTLRLHVEEGDEPFTAHAMASLKRSMQWDESVYNLEYDLDEYNIVAVRHFNMGAMENKSLNIFNSKLVLADAETATDAELERIESVIAHEYFHNWSGNRITCRDWFQLSLKEGLTVFRDQCFTADLHSEAVKRIEDVAMLRNTQFREDAGPTAHPVKPAEYQAIDNFYTTTIYEKGAELIRMLRTLLGPERFMKGMEVYVQRFDGTAATTEDFVQSIADGATRQGEPLGFDLERFKRWYHQAGTPELSIDRQWNPESGELTVELHQATPPTPGQADKQPLVLPVAMALVGEQGRVGEEQLLVMEAERASITLQGEPGDTPPALSVLRRFSAPVHVRLEQPLEECLQLLASDDDPFCRWDAAQRLARQVLLARAENQPKPAVEAALIQALDQRICAYDGGDGMDLAALLALPGMAELEALQSSVDPLALDQAFRAWTHEMGVQLQSSLRRLLELARADWTLAWPAGQGGRALTALAWRWLAAAGDATVQAEALAAVSGPSMTLARGALRALLPEESAEREQAMALFYERWQDKPVILDAWFAMEASALRSNALERVQQLLEHPRFDPLAPNSLRAVLGGFTANVQAFHAIDGSGYRFMAEQIAAVDSRNPITASRMAKVFSRCGSYGTERQMVMRQAIDQLAAKPLSANTAEVVQLLTT; this comes from the coding sequence ATGACTGCAGCTGCTTCGATTCGTCTGGCGGACTACACGCCGTGGGGCTTTGAACTCCCTTCCATCGTCCTGGACGTGAACATCCAGGACGACCATGTCGTCGTTGCCTCCAGGCTCAGCCTTGAACCGCGTCGGCCTGGAGAGCCCTTGGTGCTGTGCGGCGTTGATCTGGCGATCGAATCCCTGGTGATTGACCAGGCGCCGTTGTCGCCAGAGGAATACAGCTTTGCCGACGGACGTCTCACCATCCCCAACGTGCCCGACCAGCCGTTTGTGCTGGAAACCCGTTGCCGTCTGGATCCCTACTCCAACAGTTCGCTCGAAGGCTTGTACGCCAGTGGTGGTCTGCTGAGTACCCAGTGCGAGGCCGAGGGATTCCGGCGCATCAGCCTGCACCCTGATCGTCCGGATGTGCTGAGCCGCTGGCAGGTGCGGATTGAGGCCAGCCGCAGCAGCTGCCCTGTGCTGTTGAGCAATGGCAATGCGGTTCAGGAGGAATCCGTCGGCGCTGATCGTCATGCGGTCACGTGGGATGACCCCTTCCCCAAGCCCTCCTATCTGTTCGCCCTGGTGGCCGGAGACCTCAGGGAGATTCGTGATCACTACACAACGGCGTCGGGCCGGCAGGTCACCCTGCGCTTGCATGTGGAGGAGGGGGATGAACCCTTCACAGCCCATGCCATGGCTTCGTTGAAACGATCCATGCAATGGGATGAATCGGTTTACAACCTTGAATACGACCTGGATGAATACAACATCGTAGCCGTCCGACATTTCAACATGGGCGCGATGGAAAACAAGAGTCTGAATATTTTCAACTCAAAGCTTGTTCTGGCTGATGCGGAAACGGCCACCGATGCAGAACTTGAACGCATCGAAAGTGTGATTGCCCATGAATACTTCCACAACTGGAGCGGAAATCGAATCACCTGCCGGGATTGGTTCCAGCTGTCGCTCAAAGAAGGCCTGACGGTGTTCCGTGATCAGTGCTTCACCGCAGATCTCCATTCGGAGGCGGTGAAGCGCATTGAGGATGTGGCGATGTTGCGCAACACCCAATTCCGTGAGGATGCTGGCCCAACGGCCCACCCGGTGAAGCCAGCGGAATACCAGGCGATCGACAACTTCTACACAACAACCATCTATGAAAAAGGTGCGGAATTGATCCGCATGCTGCGCACCCTGCTGGGACCCGAGCGGTTCATGAAGGGAATGGAGGTGTACGTGCAACGTTTTGATGGCACGGCCGCCACGACGGAAGACTTCGTTCAATCGATCGCCGATGGCGCCACCAGGCAGGGCGAGCCGCTGGGCTTTGATCTGGAACGCTTCAAGCGCTGGTACCACCAGGCAGGAACTCCGGAACTCAGCATTGATCGGCAGTGGAACCCCGAATCGGGTGAGCTCACGGTGGAGTTGCACCAGGCGACGCCTCCGACGCCGGGGCAGGCGGACAAACAGCCCCTGGTGCTGCCGGTTGCCATGGCCCTGGTGGGTGAGCAAGGCCGTGTTGGTGAGGAGCAGCTTCTGGTGATGGAGGCTGAGCGCGCCAGCATCACCCTGCAGGGCGAGCCCGGCGACACCCCCCCTGCCCTTTCGGTGCTGCGCCGCTTCTCGGCCCCGGTGCACGTGCGTCTCGAGCAGCCGCTGGAGGAGTGCCTGCAGCTGTTGGCTTCCGATGATGACCCGTTCTGCCGCTGGGATGCGGCCCAGCGCCTGGCACGCCAGGTGCTGTTGGCGCGGGCTGAAAACCAGCCGAAGCCTGCCGTGGAAGCGGCGCTGATCCAGGCCCTCGATCAGCGGATCTGTGCCTACGACGGTGGTGATGGCATGGATCTGGCGGCGCTGCTGGCGCTGCCGGGCATGGCGGAACTGGAGGCGTTGCAATCCTCGGTGGATCCGCTGGCGCTGGATCAAGCCTTCCGGGCGTGGACCCATGAGATGGGCGTTCAATTGCAGTCATCCCTGCGTCGACTGCTGGAGCTGGCCCGGGCTGACTGGACCCTGGCTTGGCCGGCGGGTCAGGGTGGCCGGGCCCTGACCGCCTTGGCCTGGCGCTGGCTTGCCGCGGCTGGTGATGCCACGGTTCAAGCGGAGGCATTGGCTGCTGTTTCCGGCCCCTCGATGACCCTGGCACGGGGAGCCCTGCGGGCCTTGCTGCCGGAGGAAAGCGCCGAGCGTGAGCAGGCGATGGCGCTGTTCTACGAGCGTTGGCAAGACAAGCCCGTGATCCTGGATGCCTGGTTCGCGATGGAGGCATCGGCCCTCAGGTCCAACGCGTTGGAGCGGGTTCAACAGCTGCTGGAGCACCCGCGCTTCGATCCCCTGGCGCCCAATTCCCTTCGCGCTGTTCTCGGTGGATTCACCGCCAATGTTCAGGCATTTCACGCCATCGATGGCAGTGGCTACCGGTTCATGGCGGAGCAGATCGCAGCGGTCGACTCCCGCAATCCGATCACCGCATCACGGATGGCCAAGGTGTTTAGTCGCTGCGGCAGTTACGGCACCGAGCGTCAAATGGTCATGCGTCAGGCCATCGACCAGCTGGCCGCCAAGCCTTTGTCGGCGAACACCGCTGAGGTGGTGCAGTTGCTTACGACGTGA
- a CDS encoding NAD(P)/FAD-dependent oxidoreductase yields the protein MIRSDVDVLVIGSGIGGLCAAALCARAGREVLVLEAHHQPGGAAHGFQRQGYHFESGPSLWSGLGRWPSSNPLAQVLRALGQTLEVIPYRSWDVLLPEGDLRIAVGHDDFEAVVRSLRGPEVAAEWRRFVEALQPIAAAADALPLLALRPGVDGMAQLLKRGGRLLPHLAAMRHLSGSFGPLVDRHLSDPFLRHWVDLLSFLISGMPMGDTNAAAMATLFGEWFEPDAHLDYPVGGSAAVVEALVRGLKAHGGSLHMGKAVQQLRVEGDRVVGVTLADGTQIAARQVICNADIWSTLALLPESVAPKWQRQRQATPACNGFLHLHLGFDATGLEDLPIHTVWVDDWERGIDAERNAVVLSIPSVLDASMAPAGRHVLHAYTPASEPWELWADLERDSAAYQQRKQERCAVFWRVLERRIPDIRDRCELIMEGTPLTHSHFLNVHQGSYGPALSAAEGLFPGVTTPLANFWLCGASTFPGIGIPPVAASGAMAAHAVLGRETQNSLLRELEL from the coding sequence ATGATCAGAAGCGACGTCGACGTTCTGGTGATCGGCAGCGGCATCGGCGGACTCTGTGCCGCAGCTTTGTGTGCCCGCGCCGGCCGTGAGGTGCTGGTGCTGGAAGCCCATCACCAACCCGGTGGAGCCGCCCATGGCTTTCAACGCCAGGGGTACCACTTCGAATCCGGTCCATCCCTCTGGAGTGGCCTGGGGCGTTGGCCCAGCAGCAATCCCCTGGCCCAGGTGTTGCGCGCGCTGGGGCAGACCCTGGAGGTGATTCCCTATCGCAGCTGGGATGTGCTGTTGCCGGAAGGGGATCTGCGTATCGCCGTTGGGCACGACGACTTTGAGGCTGTGGTGCGCAGCCTGCGCGGCCCCGAGGTGGCCGCTGAATGGCGGCGTTTTGTTGAGGCGCTCCAGCCGATTGCCGCCGCTGCCGATGCTTTGCCCTTGTTGGCCCTGCGGCCTGGGGTGGATGGCATGGCGCAACTGCTGAAACGTGGTGGACGTCTGTTGCCGCATCTTGCGGCGATGCGTCACCTCTCCGGTTCTTTTGGGCCCCTGGTGGATCGTCACCTCAGCGATCCTTTCCTGCGCCATTGGGTGGATCTGCTCTCCTTCCTGATCAGCGGCATGCCGATGGGAGACACCAACGCCGCAGCCATGGCCACGCTGTTCGGCGAGTGGTTTGAGCCGGATGCCCATCTCGACTATCCCGTTGGCGGCAGTGCTGCGGTGGTTGAGGCCCTGGTGCGTGGCTTGAAAGCTCACGGCGGCAGCCTGCACATGGGCAAGGCGGTGCAGCAGCTGCGGGTGGAGGGGGATCGTGTGGTGGGTGTGACTCTGGCTGATGGAACGCAGATTGCGGCGCGGCAGGTGATCTGCAATGCCGACATCTGGTCCACCCTTGCTCTGCTGCCGGAGTCCGTGGCGCCGAAGTGGCAGCGTCAGCGCCAGGCCACGCCGGCCTGCAATGGCTTCCTGCATCTGCATCTGGGCTTCGATGCCACGGGGCTGGAGGATCTGCCGATCCACACCGTCTGGGTGGATGACTGGGAGCGTGGGATCGACGCCGAGCGCAATGCCGTGGTGTTGTCGATTCCGTCGGTGTTGGATGCCTCGATGGCGCCGGCCGGTCGCCATGTGCTGCATGCCTACACACCGGCCAGCGAACCCTGGGAGCTCTGGGCTGATCTGGAGCGCGATAGTGCGGCGTATCAGCAGAGAAAACAGGAGCGATGTGCTGTGTTCTGGCGGGTGCTGGAACGCCGTATTCCCGACATCCGCGACCGCTGTGAGCTGATCATGGAGGGAACGCCGCTGACCCACAGCCATTTCCTCAATGTTCATCAGGGCAGCTATGGCCCTGCCCTTTCAGCAGCGGAAGGTCTCTTCCCGGGCGTGACGACGCCCCTGGCCAATTTCTGGCTTTGTGGTGCCAGCACCTTCCCCGGGATCGGCATTCCACCCGTTGCGGCGAGTGGTGCCATGGCGGCCCATGCCGTCCTCGGCCGGGAGACGCAAAACAGTCTGCTTCGGGAGCTGGAGCTTTGA
- a CDS encoding DUF6737 family protein, translating to MNSTPSADQPEQPPQKQPPFWSLKPWWCQPWSIISTGMLMVGGSWALLHRLWISLPLSLGVLAWWLLFLVLVPAAYRSAADQA from the coding sequence GTGAACTCGACGCCCTCCGCTGATCAGCCGGAGCAGCCACCTCAGAAACAGCCTCCCTTCTGGTCGCTGAAACCCTGGTGGTGCCAGCCCTGGTCGATCATCTCCACGGGAATGCTGATGGTCGGCGGGTCCTGGGCGCTGCTGCACCGCCTCTGGATCAGCCTTCCCCTGAGCTTGGGCGTGCTGGCCTGGTGGCTTCTGTTTCTGGTGCTCGTGCCCGCCGCCTACCGGTCGGCCGCAGATCAGGCCTGA
- a CDS encoding 4'-phosphopantetheinyl transferase superfamily protein — protein MDAVWSWWSIPSTQRRVLVAHLAQPPTRAEQRALSDSLTCRLFADAGQMVSGDDIGRTIYGKPQLRDSPLHHSISNTGSLSIGVVGLDPIGIDVEALDRPLRVASDLLTRRLFASAAEATDCLEHWTLIQAWTAKEAVLKAAGLGLGGGLANVTIASDGAAAWLHGSPYSLRLWTQEGFSVAVAEGIRG, from the coding sequence TTGGATGCCGTTTGGTCCTGGTGGTCGATCCCCAGCACGCAACGTCGGGTGTTGGTGGCCCATCTCGCTCAGCCCCCAACGCGCGCTGAGCAGCGGGCCTTGAGCGACAGCCTCACCTGCCGGTTGTTTGCCGATGCAGGTCAGATGGTTTCTGGTGATGACATCGGCCGCACGATCTACGGCAAGCCGCAGCTGCGAGATTCCCCGCTGCACCACAGCATTTCCAATACCGGATCCCTCAGCATCGGCGTGGTGGGGCTAGATCCGATTGGCATCGATGTGGAAGCGCTGGACCGGCCGTTGCGTGTGGCATCTGACCTGCTGACGCGGCGCCTCTTTGCCTCGGCCGCTGAAGCGACGGACTGCCTGGAGCATTGGACGCTGATTCAGGCCTGGACGGCGAAGGAGGCTGTGTTGAAGGCAGCGGGTTTAGGGCTGGGCGGCGGACTGGCGAACGTGACGATCGCCTCGGACGGGGCCGCGGCATGGCTGCATGGTTCGCCTTATTCGCTCCGCCTCTGGACCCAGGAGGGCTTCAGCGTTGCGGTCGCTGAGGGCATCCGTGGCTAG
- a CDS encoding rhomboid family intramembrane serine protease: protein MRTRLLLPLLLLALAWGQELIDQLLFAGQWNLPMGPDQPWWGVITAPFSHAGVGHLISNSLAFLPLSWLVLSRGMRDYLSVWLSVLLINIPVALFWPARSHGLSGVVYGLLGYLLLIGWLERRILSIALGLVAFWLYGSALIALIPGVSPAGVSWIGHSAGFIGGLVAALAVYREPTAR, encoded by the coding sequence ATGCGCACTCGACTGCTGCTTCCCCTGCTGCTCCTGGCCTTGGCCTGGGGGCAGGAGCTGATCGACCAACTGCTGTTTGCGGGGCAGTGGAACCTGCCGATGGGGCCGGATCAACCGTGGTGGGGGGTGATCACAGCGCCATTCAGCCATGCCGGCGTCGGCCACCTGATCTCCAACAGCCTGGCGTTTCTGCCCCTGAGCTGGCTGGTGCTCAGCCGGGGGATGCGCGATTACCTGAGCGTCTGGCTGTCGGTGCTGCTGATCAACATTCCAGTGGCCCTGTTCTGGCCCGCCCGCAGCCATGGACTCTCGGGCGTGGTGTACGGACTGCTGGGATACCTGCTGCTGATCGGCTGGCTGGAACGCCGCATCCTCTCCATCGCTCTGGGCCTCGTGGCGTTCTGGCTTTACGGCTCAGCCCTGATCGCCTTGATCCCCGGTGTCTCACCCGCGGGCGTCAGCTGGATCGGCCACAGCGCAGGGTTCATTGGCGGCCTGGTGGCGGCTCTTGCGGTGTATCGAGAGCCCACTGCCAGGTGA
- a CDS encoding transporter substrate-binding domain-containing protein: MRGVRRWSVVLALACFGNALPLQANQLKVGISGSAPFVIKNGDQLSGISLNIWRRVAEDNNLSYELVEQPSPKAGIEAVDDGEIDVLVGPISITSRRLAMPGIDFTQPYYLGKSGVLLPMRPPSILSRVQVFFGWAVISSVLVLISVLLVVGSLIWLAERNRNSEQFPRNWLPGISSGMWFALVTLTTVGYGDKAPITRTGRGITGAWMVISLIAVSSLTASLASAFTLFLSGATESAISAPAQLNGRRVAVVEGTSGMELAQRGDMRIVSATNLRSAVQLLVDQQADALIFDRPAIRYHLKNNPDLALRLAPFTLSEETYGFVIKPNSPLRTPMDVSILKLQRQGKVAAIANRLLD, translated from the coding sequence ATGCGAGGGGTCCGGCGCTGGTCCGTCGTTCTCGCGCTGGCCTGCTTCGGCAACGCACTTCCCCTACAGGCCAATCAACTGAAGGTGGGGATCAGTGGATCGGCCCCCTTCGTAATCAAGAACGGCGATCAGCTCAGCGGCATCAGCCTCAACATCTGGCGCCGCGTCGCCGAAGACAACAACCTCAGCTACGAGCTGGTGGAGCAGCCATCCCCCAAAGCCGGGATTGAGGCGGTTGATGACGGTGAGATCGACGTGCTGGTGGGCCCGATCAGCATCACCTCACGCCGCCTGGCCATGCCGGGCATTGACTTCACCCAGCCCTACTACCTGGGCAAATCCGGGGTGTTGCTGCCGATGCGCCCGCCCTCGATCCTGAGCCGCGTGCAGGTGTTCTTCGGCTGGGCGGTGATCTCCTCGGTGCTGGTGCTGATCAGCGTTCTGCTGGTGGTGGGCAGCCTGATCTGGCTGGCGGAACGCAACCGCAACAGTGAGCAGTTTCCGCGGAACTGGCTACCGGGCATCAGCAGCGGCATGTGGTTCGCCCTGGTGACCTTGACCACGGTGGGCTATGGCGACAAGGCGCCGATCACACGAACCGGCCGGGGCATCACCGGTGCCTGGATGGTGATCTCCCTGATCGCGGTGTCGTCCCTCACCGCCAGCCTTGCCTCGGCATTCACCCTGTTCCTCTCCGGTGCCACCGAATCGGCCATCAGCGCTCCTGCACAACTGAACGGACGTCGGGTTGCTGTTGTGGAGGGCACCAGTGGCATGGAGCTGGCCCAACGCGGCGACATGCGGATCGTTAGCGCCACCAACCTCAGGAGCGCCGTTCAACTGTTGGTTGATCAGCAGGCCGATGCCTTGATCTTCGATCGACCAGCCATTCGCTACCACCTCAAAAACAATCCCGACCTCGCCCTGCGCCTCGCCCCCTTCACCCTTTCGGAAGAGACCTACGGCTTTGTGATCAAACCGAACAGCCCCCTGCGCACGCCCATGGACGTCTCCATCCTCAAATTGCAACGGCAGGGGAAGGTTGCAGCCATTGCCAACCGGCTGCTGGATTGA
- a CDS encoding TFIIB-type zinc finger domain-containing protein: protein MAVTVCQNCGSRRFRADRSMAGRLVCQNCGLAAGSRAARSTPDIRRRSNAKRWLVILLIAAIVLVVVTS, encoded by the coding sequence TTGGCCGTCACCGTCTGCCAGAACTGCGGAAGCCGCCGGTTTCGTGCCGACCGATCCATGGCCGGGCGGCTGGTCTGTCAGAACTGCGGCCTTGCGGCCGGTAGCCGAGCTGCACGGTCCACACCGGACATCAGGCGGCGCAGCAACGCAAAACGCTGGCTGGTGATCCTGCTGATCGCGGCGATCGTGCTGGTGGTGGTCACGTCGTAA